GGCGACAGCGACACGCTCTACACCTGCGGACGGTGCACCATCGTCGGCACGGTCCCCGGCGTGAGCACGTCGCAGCGTCAGCAGCGCTGCCATTGACATGAGCACCCCGGCACGACTCGCCGTGGTGGCGCTCGCCGCGACCGCGGCGCTGTCCTGCCGTGACGAGGTGCCGATCGAAGCACGCCCTCCCCTCCCACGGGACGCGGGGGTCGCCGACGCGGCTCAAGAGCCCGCTCCTATCCCCTCGAATTTCCCCGGGATTCCGGTCGCGACCTTCAACGTCCATCGGTTCTTCGACACCCAGTGCGACTCGGAGTCGTGCCGCCCGGGCGACTACGAAGAGCTCCCCTCGCGCGAGGCCTTCGACGCCAAGACCCAGGCCCTGGCCGATGGCATCACCAAGCTCCGAGCCGACGTGGTGGTGCTCCAAGAGGTCGAGAACGAGGCCTGCCTCGACGCGCTCGGCGCGAAGCTCCCCAAGCTCCCCCACAGGCACATCGGGGAGACGGGCGCCCCCGCGTCGGTCGACGTGGCGTTGCTCTCGGCCTACCCGATCACGTCGGTGAAAGGGCACGCCGCCTCGCCGATCGCGCGGGCGAACGGGGAGCTCACCACCTTCGCCCGCGAGCTGCTCGAGGCGCACGTGGCGACGCCCGAGGGGGAGCTCGTCGTGTTCGCGGCCCACTTTCGCTCCAAGGTGAACGACGATCCCGAGCGCCGCTTGGCCGAGGCGCGCGCGGCGCGGTACATCGTGCTCG
The DNA window shown above is from Myxococcales bacterium and carries:
- a CDS encoding endonuclease/exonuclease/phosphatase family protein, yielding MSTPARLAVVALAATAALSCRDEVPIEARPPLPRDAGVADAAQEPAPIPSNFPGIPVATFNVHRFFDTQCDSESCRPGDYEELPSREAFDAKTQALADGITKLRADVVVLQEVENEACLDALGAKLPKLPHRHIGETGAPASVDVALLSAYPITSVKGHAASPIARANGELTTFARELLEAHVATPEGELVVFAAHFRSKVNDDPERRLAEARAARYIVLDEAARSPGAIVVLAGDLNDVPGSPPLEALLEGGAIVSAAAGRAPWELGTYPYGGGLLAIDHVLVAARAPGRAVPESFQVFREAKSGWAGSDHGAVRVHLTR